A segment of the Macrobrachium nipponense isolate FS-2020 chromosome 1, ASM1510439v2, whole genome shotgun sequence genome:
ACCAGTGCATGAGTTTATGCAACTGTTTTATAACAAGTGAAAGGTGGGTTGCCTTGGTGGGGGCCAGGTGGTAAGGGAGATGGTAGGGTGTTTAAGGGGGTTCCCTCGCCCTACTCTAAATTGAATATATAACAGGATGTTCCTGAGCTGAAGCATTCAGTTCCTCCTTTCCTGATATCCTAGCAATATGGCACTTAAGGTGAAGAAATATCTTACTTTGCTTTTCTCAATCAGTGACCAATAAAGAGATATTTCTAATTTAACTGTTTACAGACAGTATAATTCATACGTAAAGTGTTGAATATATagcattaattttgtattttgcaaTATATCTTTAGGAACCATAAGtcttttaactgataaaaatctaGAAAACCATTCTAATGGTGTATGGAAATGTATCTATGTATCATtaactttttaatatttaaattgcGTTTTGAAgataacggtttttttttttttgctttattatatGCAGGTAATTTTGTTCTTGGCTATCACTGCAGCTGTCTCAGCGGATTCCATTCCTACCTATCAGGCTCCTTCTCCATCCTACAATGCTCCGCGTCCATCTTACaatgctcctgctcctgctccagCGGTGAGCGAGTTGTTTATAATGATTTGATTATTGTTACATGCGACACTgcttttattttaagaatttctgaaaatgaaaatccatttttttttatcttagtgaTGTATTATTATGAGTAAATGTTAGATGACTAATTTAAGTGCAGTTCATATTTTCACCCGATTCTCAGGGTCCAGCCCAGTACAACTTCAACTACGCTGTGAAGGACGACTACTCAGGGAACGACTTCGGACACGAGGAAGGTCGCAATGGATACGACACCCAAGGCAGCTATTACGTGCAGCTCCCCGACGGTCGACTCCAGAAGGTGGATTATGTCGTGAAGGGCGACTCCGGTTACTTGGCTCAAGTTAACTACCAGGGCG
Coding sequences within it:
- the LOC135219265 gene encoding pro-resilin-like — protein: MALKVILFLAITAAVSADSIPTYQAPSPSYNAPRPSYNAPAPAPAGPAQYNFNYAVKDDYSGNDFGHEEGRNGYDTQGSYYVQLPDGRLQKVDYVVKGDSGYLAQVNYQGEAQYPKYQPSQGYQPAPKVGYA